The region AGAGACCTTTCGCTTATCTCAATCTGGATAGAGCCTCGAGAAATACATCATTGTCCTCTGGTCTCCCTATGGTCACCCTCAGGTACTGCGATATGTCAAGAGCTCCAGGGGCCAGATCATGCGGCCTTGCAAACTTTCGCACCCAGACTCCGGAATCGAGCAATCTCCTATAAGCCTCGTCCGCCGGAAGGGGAGGCCGGAGGAGAAGGAAATTGGAGGAGGAAGGGAATACCTCGATCCCAATCTGGAGAAGGCCGGCATATAATCGTTGCCTTTCCTTCTTTATCTCTTCCACGACTCTCAAGAGCTCATCCTGGTGACGCAAGATCATCTGGGCTGCCAGTATGGAAATAGAACTGCAGTTATACGGCAATTTCACCAGGTCCAGCTGTTCCGCCACCGCTGGCGCCATGATCCCGTAACCCATCCGTAGACCAGCAAGCCTCAGAGCCTTTGAGAAGGTGCGGAGAATGATGATATTGCCGCTCGATATATTTTCTTCGTCTCCTGGCCTCGCAGCCTCATTGAGGAGGGCCCCGCCTTCACCCCCTGGCCTCGCAACCTCATCAAGGAGGGTTTCACCGCAAAAATCGTAATATGCCTCATCGATCACCACGAGTCCCTTGGCTTCGCGGGCAAGCGTCCTGAATTCCTCGGTGTAGGCGCCGCCATTTGGGTTATTGGGATTGCAGAGGAACGCAAGCGAGGCATCATCAGAGAGTTCCTCCTGGAGCCTTTTCATATCGAGTGTGAAGCCTTCGCCAAACGGGACCTCCACCACTGGTATGCCAACGGATTCCGCAATCCGGCGATACATGGTGAAGGAAGGATAAAGTGTGATCACCTTCCTGGCTCTTTGTCTCCAGGCGAGTATGATCATCTGGAGCAGCTCATCAGAACCTACCCCGACGACTACCATATTCTCAGTGACTCCGAGCCTTTGCGACAGGTCGCGTCTGAGTTCATCTGCGTTCTCAGACGGGTACCTGTTGAATGGGAGCCTCAAGATCGCCTCGGCGATTTCGCGTTTGATGTGTAATGGAACGTCGTATGGACTCTCATTGGCGTTGAGCCTTATGAGAGGTGTCCGGCTATATTCAAGGGCCGCATCCGCAGCCTTGCCAAATGCATAGGAAGACATGCTAACTCGCCTCATTTCCTCTGCTGCCCGCCATAGATTCATCAGGGTGTGAATCTTGCGTCATAGACTCATCGGGGCGTGAACCCTGCATCATAGACTCATCTGAGCGTGGATCCTGCTTTGTATCTTTCGCTGAATTGTCCTGGCATTGAATCGCGCCTATGGAATCGAGCCGTATTCTCATTGAATTCGCATGGGCAAACAGGCCCTCGGTTTCAGCAAGCTTTATGGCATAGGGGCTTGCCTTCGCTAGATTTCTGGGGCTATACTTCACCACATTTATTGGTTTCAAAAAGTCCAGGCACCCCAGTGTCCCCCGGTACCTGGCGCAGCCCAACGTCGGCAGCACATGATTCGGACCGGCGACGTAATCTCCAATAGGTTCGGGACTATAATGTCCAAGGAATATCGTCCCCGCGTTCCTGATCTTCTCTAGAAGTGCCATGGGGTCGGCTACCAAAAGCTCCAGATGCTCCGGGGCGTATTCATTTGAAATCTCAATAGCCTCACCCATCGACGAGACCTCAACTGCCCCGCCATTTTGCGTGAGAGCCTTGATGATGACTTCACGCCTTGGCGCATTCCGCGTCTGCTTTTCGACTTCCGCGTCCACGAGATCCGAAAGGCCGGCTGCAGTAGTGATAAGAACAGCTGAAGCGAGTTCGTCATGCTCCGCCTGGGAGAGCATGTCCGCCGCCACAAAAGCTGGATCGGCGGTATCGTCGGCCAGTATGAGAATCTCGCTCGGCCCGGCCAGCATATCGATTCCGACGTCTCCATATACGAGCTTTTTGGCAGAGGTTACAAACGCGTTGCCTGGACCTACGATCTTGTCGACCCTCGGCACGATGTCAGTCCCATATGCCATCGCCGCGATAGCCTGAGCCCCGCCCACCTTGAAAATCTTATCTACACCGCAAATATCGGCGGCCACCAACACGAAAGGATTGATTTCCCCATTTTTGCCGGGCGGGGTGCACATTATTATTTCCTCGACCCCGGCGACTCGAGCCGGTATAGCCGTCATCATAACAGTGGAAGGGTAGGCGGCTTTGCCGCCAGGTGTATAGATGCCTACCCGCTTCAGCGGCGCCATTCTCTGTCCAAGGAATCCATCGCCATCAAGTTCCATTGTCCAGGAGGCGATGGGCTGGCGTTCATGGAAAGCCTTGATGTTTTCGAAAGCGAACATCGCCGCATCCATGAATTCCCTGTCGACAACGGCGCGGGCACGCATGATCTCATCTCTTGATACCTGGAGCCCTTCCATATCCAGTGAGATGCCATCAATCTCATGGGAAAGCTCAATCAGAGCCCGGTCCTTATAGGTTCTGACCCGATCTATTATCTGCCGGGCGACAGTTTCCTGCAGATCAAAGCGATTCTGTCTTCGTGACAGGAGTTCGCTGGCGGAAAGCCTGGGGATCATCATGCGCCATCACCTGCTTCAATTTCGGGCTCTCCTGTTTTTCCATCCTGTTCCATCGTGGGCTCTCTCATCTTCCTGTCCTGTTTCATCGCTGGCTCTCTTATCTTCCCGTCCTGTGAGATCCGCCCTCTATCATCTGCCGCAGGTTTCCTTTCATTTTTATTTCCATTTGCCAGAGGCCGGATAGCGTCAAGCAGAGCGCGTATCCTCGCGATTTTGAGCCCGAAGCTCGCGCGGTTCGCTATCAGCCTAGCAGTCGCAGTGGCGATTTCAGATACAACTACGAGATCATTCTCAGCAAGAGTCCTCCCGGTCGAGACTATGTCCACTATGAGATCTGATAGACCCGCCTGCGGCGCGAGCTCCGTCGCTCCATGTAGGGGAATGATCTTTACGTTAATACCCCTGGCATTGAAATATGTCTCAGCGACACGGGGAAATTTGGTAGCGACCCTTAGGGCTCTATGGCTGCTTCCACCGGGAGTGTCTAGGATACGGGACATTTCTGCCGCGAGAGTGCTGGGAGCTGCCACTACAAAGCGACAAAAACCAAACCCAAGGTCGACGAGTTCATATACGTCCCTTGCCTCTTCCATAAGCACGTCTTTCCCGACAATCCCTACATCAGCCGCGCCATATTCTACATACACAGGCACATCTGTGGGACGAGCGAGGATGAATCGCGCATCATCCACATCGAATACAAGCTTCCTGGTGTCTTCCTGCAGTTCACCACATTGGAACCCCGCCCCGCTCAGCACCCTCTGACAGTCAGGCAGGAGTCTTCCCTTGGGAATCGCTATGGTAAAGAGGTTCTCTTCTAACAACCCTAAATGCGCCCCCCTGCCATCAATATGTGCTCAATATGAAGGGCAAAGCCCACAGCTCCTTCTGAACGACCGAGAAGTCTGAGCAGGCCGTCGTATCGTCCCCCACCGCAGACGGGGCCGCCATGGCCAGGGGCATAAGCTTCAAAAACCATTCCTGTATAGTATTCCAAATCCCTGACCAAGCCTAGATCCAGTTGGATCTGGATGGAAGGCCTGTTTATCTTTGCCTCCTTGATAACCCTCCGCAGGCTTGAGACGACACATGAGATTCGACCAGAAGGATCATATGCCGCCAGCGCTTCTGCGCTTTCCAGCAGCTTTTCCCCATCTGGCAGCTCCAGGATCTCCATCAAGAAATCCCTTGACCCCTCTGGAATCCGGCTCCCTTGTATAAATCTCTCCAGGGACACGAGATCTCTGACCAGCAGGGCTTCCCTTACGCGGGTCTTTTCAGCTTCTTCCATGCCGGCGATTTCCATGACGGCCTCGATGAGGCCTACATGGCCGAGCCGAATTTGGCAGCTCGAGATGCCAGCTTCTTCGAGACACCTCGAGGCAAGGGTCAATATCTCTATGTCCGCCTCTGGCTCGCCGTCTCCCACCAACTCTGCCCCTATCTGGTGCGATTCAAGGCCGTCTGCCTCTCCGGGCCTGCGGGCTTTGAAGATGCTACCTGAATAGAAAAGGCGGAGCGGCCTCGGGAGCTCTCGCAATTCCTTTGCGGCAAGACTTGCTACGACTTCGGTCATGTCAGGCCTCAAGATCATGACCCGGCCGCGGTAGTCAATGAATTTGTAAGCCGAATCCATGAGCTTTTTCAGTGGCCGTGGCCCATTAGAAGCATATTCTTGCACAAGAGGTATGACTACTTCCTGGTAACCGGAGGCTGATAATATCCCTGCGAGACGAGCTTCAATCTCTCGCTTTGAGACGCTTTCAGGCGGCAAAAGATAACTGCGGCCTTCAGAAAAGGAATTCAATGCACTCCAACCTCTCCCACGAAATCCGTCATCGGTCTATTACCGCTTTAATCGCGAAATCTATCATTGGTTTGTCATCGCGCTAATCACGAAATCTTTCTCCGGTTTGTTATCGCGTTAATCATGAGATTTGTTGTTGATTTGCCATCGCCTTAATCTTGAAATCTATCATTGGTTTGTTACCGCGTTAATAAGGTAAAGTGTTAAATTAAAAGATCAAGAAGAGTCTACCACCTGATATACACCCTGTCAAGACCCTGATTTGGGCGGACTGGATTTTGGCGGCAGAATCCCTTCTTCACGCATCCTGTCGATGATAAGCCGGTAGCCATCCGCTCCATATTGGAGAAATCTCTTTACGCGGCTTATAGTGGCAGTGCTTGCGCCCGTCTTTTCGGCGATTTCTGTATAGGTGCGCCCTTCGTCCAGCATCAAGGCTACCTGAAATCTCTCCGCTAGCGACTTTATTTCGGCCACAGTACATAGATCCTCGAAGAACTTATAGCATTCGTCTACGGTCCTGAGGGACATCATCGCCTTGAATAGAAGGGTAGTACGGTCGTCCATCAGTTTCTCGCTGGAAGGCATTGATAACCACCTCATATCTTGTGATAGAGAGGATCGGTCATAATTAGTGGTTTCAACGTAATCGGCGATTCCCCTTCACGAAATCAAAGGATCAATTCCTCTCAATTCGAGATGAGCAGAACATATCATCTTATCTTTCATCTGTAAAAGACAAGATTTCCAATGGCCGTAGTCACCGGGCGGCTCAGCACCCATGCATTCGATGTCTGCGATGGGTTATAGAACCCTATGGCGCCATACGAAGGATCTTCTCCTCGAATAGCTTCATCTGCGGCCGCGAGCGAAGTGCTGTCAGGGGGAATATTGATCCGCCCATTCTGAACCACCTCATACTGCCAGTAACCACTTTCAACCTGGTATATGACCTCAGGAATAGTATCAGGATAGAGCGGGCTCTTCACTCTATTAAGCACAGTGGCTCCCACTGCCACCTGGCATAAAAAAGGCTCTCCTTCAGCTTCAGCCCTGATAAGGCGCGCAAGAAGCAGTTTATCTTCCTGGGAGATCCCGGGCTCATTGATTGGAGGTTCGCTTGGTGGGACGTCGTAACCGTCACCAGGGGTTCCAGGGGATACTGGAGGTGGAGTGCCTTCGGGGGGAGAGATTGCCCCCGAGGGAGGCACTCCGTGGGCATTTCCTCCAATCCCTGTGGCTACTGCCACAACGAGAGCAAGAATAAGAGCGATGGTAAGGGTGTCGTTGTGCATTGCTACAGTTGATACCTCTCTTGCTGCGAATATTGCTGCGAAACTTGCGTGTTATCGTGTTGTATAGCTGCAACAGATCATACCAGATTTGGGGAAAGTGATATTCGGTTGTCCAGATTCTGTAACCTCAAATATTACTTATCTTTTGTTCAAGATAGCGCCGTGATAGACTGTTGAATCTATATAAACCATGTCACCTGCTGCGGAAAAGAATCAACAAATATGGCTCATTAAATCCGTTGCGGCGTCAGCCTGTGGAGCTGCTAAGTGACATTCTCCACATTGCTATATTTTTCGACATGCCTGTCCAAAATCCTTCTTCAATCATAATAAAAAATGCGGACTAGCGGAGCGGGGTCAGCACACTCTCGACCGCACGCTCCAGATCTATGGGGGGATAAGATAAGGAGGGGGTGATTTTCCCCCTCCTGCCCGGTCAGGATACTATATACGCTACCGTCTGTAATGGTGGCCGCCTCCGCCTGTTCGCTCGGGCCGCGGACGGGCTTCATTTACAG is a window of Bacillota bacterium DNA encoding:
- the hisC gene encoding histidinol-phosphate transaminase — translated: MSSYAFGKAADAALEYSRTPLIRLNANESPYDVPLHIKREIAEAILRLPFNRYPSENADELRRDLSQRLGVTENMVVVGVGSDELLQMIILAWRQRARKVITLYPSFTMYRRIAESVGIPVVEVPFGEGFTLDMKRLQEELSDDASLAFLCNPNNPNGGAYTEEFRTLAREAKGLVVIDEAYYDFCGETLLDEVARPGGEGGALLNEAARPGDEENISSGNIIILRTFSKALRLAGLRMGYGIMAPAVAEQLDLVKLPYNCSSISILAAQMILRHQDELLRVVEEIKKERQRLYAGLLQIGIEVFPSSSNFLLLRPPLPADEAYRRLLDSGVWVRKFARPHDLAPGALDISQYLRVTIGRPEDNDVFLEALSRLR
- the hisD gene encoding histidinol dehydrogenase, whose amino-acid sequence is MIPRLSASELLSRRQNRFDLQETVARQIIDRVRTYKDRALIELSHEIDGISLDMEGLQVSRDEIMRARAVVDREFMDAAMFAFENIKAFHERQPIASWTMELDGDGFLGQRMAPLKRVGIYTPGGKAAYPSTVMMTAIPARVAGVEEIIMCTPPGKNGEINPFVLVAADICGVDKIFKVGGAQAIAAMAYGTDIVPRVDKIVGPGNAFVTSAKKLVYGDVGIDMLAGPSEILILADDTADPAFVAADMLSQAEHDELASAVLITTAAGLSDLVDAEVEKQTRNAPRREVIIKALTQNGGAVEVSSMGEAIEISNEYAPEHLELLVADPMALLEKIRNAGTIFLGHYSPEPIGDYVAGPNHVLPTLGCARYRGTLGCLDFLKPINVVKYSPRNLAKASPYAIKLAETEGLFAHANSMRIRLDSIGAIQCQDNSAKDTKQDPRSDESMMQGSRPDESMTQDSHPDESMAGSRGNEAS
- a CDS encoding ATP phosphoribosyltransferase; translation: MLEENLFTIAIPKGRLLPDCQRVLSGAGFQCGELQEDTRKLVFDVDDARFILARPTDVPVYVEYGAADVGIVGKDVLMEEARDVYELVDLGFGFCRFVVAAPSTLAAEMSRILDTPGGSSHRALRVATKFPRVAETYFNARGINVKIIPLHGATELAPQAGLSDLIVDIVSTGRTLAENDLVVVSEIATATARLIANRASFGLKIARIRALLDAIRPLANGNKNERKPAADDRGRISQDGKIREPAMKQDRKMREPTMEQDGKTGEPEIEAGDGA
- a CDS encoding helix-turn-helix domain-containing protein, encoding MPSSEKLMDDRTTLLFKAMMSLRTVDECYKFFEDLCTVAEIKSLAERFQVALMLDEGRTYTEIAEKTGASTATISRVKRFLQYGADGYRLIIDRMREEGILPPKSSPPKSGS